One part of the Oryzias melastigma strain HK-1 linkage group LG21, ASM292280v2, whole genome shotgun sequence genome encodes these proteins:
- the LOC112154811 gene encoding uncharacterized protein C13orf42 isoform X2, whose protein sequence is MFKKINNVFRPNHHGHRGRDAGAKQDYHSACTVRLVRSTSMLVVGEKRYTADGSTLKRSKSTSQNCLEYLEALVALRRQYTKSVSDLKSQEAKSTVSTKKKRAPAPPQKDPPEPAAKPSTPLVPNEEDTLEFFDAVIASCDKEPLRKPYKDDGHADVDFIVASSSTEHDLHSNWVLKVPRDADGSTQTVVKDSAIEKAQKKKKNQSGSTSSRLRLQRNPIHLPKVVESAFQTLRFKPKLKKQ, encoded by the exons ATGTTCAAGAAGATCAATAATGTGTTCCGTCCCAACCACCACGGGCACAGGGGCCGGGACGCTGGGGCCAAACAGGACTACCACAGCGCCTGCACGGTCAGACTGGTCCGCAGCACGTCCATGTTGGTGGTGGGGGAGAAAAGATACACGGCCGACGGCTCGACTTTAAAGAGGAGCAAAAGTACG AGTCAGAACTGCCTGGAGTACCTGGAGGCGCTGGTGGCTCTGAGGAGGCAGTACACCAAGAGTGTGAGCGACCTCAAGAGCCAAGAGGCCAAATCTACTGTCAGCACAAAGAAGAAGCGGGCACCTGCACCACCGCAGAAGGACCCGCCT gAACCAGCAGCCAAACCCTCAACCCCTCTGGTTCCCAATGAGGAGGACACTCTGGAGTTCTTTGATGCGGTGATCGCCAGCTGTGACAAGGAACCTCTGCGAAAACCCTACAAGGATGATGGACACGCTGATGTGGATTTTATAG TGGCGTCAAGCTCTACTGAGCATGACCTTCACTCCAACTGGGTCTTGAAGGTTCCCCGTGATGCAGACGGCTCCACACAGACAGTAGTTAAAGACAGTGCCATTGAAAAAgcccagaagaagaagaagaaccagAGCGGATCTACGAGCAGCAGACTGCGTCTTCAGAGGAACCCGATCCACCTGCCCAAAGTGGTGGAGAGCGCCTTCCAGACGCTACGCTTCAAGCCCAAACTAAAAAAGCAGTGA
- the LOC112154811 gene encoding uncharacterized protein C13orf42 isoform X1 — protein MFKKINNVFRPNHHGHRGRDAGAKQDYHSACTVRLVRSTSMLVVGEKRYTADGSTLKRSKSTVSIESTLYYYQRQEDQIWLYSQSQNCLEYLEALVALRRQYTKSVSDLKSQEAKSTVSTKKKRAPAPPQKDPPEPAAKPSTPLVPNEEDTLEFFDAVIASCDKEPLRKPYKDDGHADVDFIVASSSTEHDLHSNWVLKVPRDADGSTQTVVKDSAIEKAQKKKKNQSGSTSSRLRLQRNPIHLPKVVESAFQTLRFKPKLKKQ, from the exons ATGTTCAAGAAGATCAATAATGTGTTCCGTCCCAACCACCACGGGCACAGGGGCCGGGACGCTGGGGCCAAACAGGACTACCACAGCGCCTGCACGGTCAGACTGGTCCGCAGCACGTCCATGTTGGTGGTGGGGGAGAAAAGATACACGGCCGACGGCTCGACTTTAAAGAGGAGCAAAAGTACGGTGAGCATAGAGTCGACGCTGTATTACTATCAGAGACAGGAGGACCAGATCTGGCTGTACTCTCAGAGTCAGAACTGCCTGGAGTACCTGGAGGCGCTGGTGGCTCTGAGGAGGCAGTACACCAAGAGTGTGAGCGACCTCAAGAGCCAAGAGGCCAAATCTACTGTCAGCACAAAGAAGAAGCGGGCACCTGCACCACCGCAGAAGGACCCGCCT gAACCAGCAGCCAAACCCTCAACCCCTCTGGTTCCCAATGAGGAGGACACTCTGGAGTTCTTTGATGCGGTGATCGCCAGCTGTGACAAGGAACCTCTGCGAAAACCCTACAAGGATGATGGACACGCTGATGTGGATTTTATAG TGGCGTCAAGCTCTACTGAGCATGACCTTCACTCCAACTGGGTCTTGAAGGTTCCCCGTGATGCAGACGGCTCCACACAGACAGTAGTTAAAGACAGTGCCATTGAAAAAgcccagaagaagaagaagaaccagAGCGGATCTACGAGCAGCAGACTGCGTCTTCAGAGGAACCCGATCCACCTGCCCAAAGTGGTGGAGAGCGCCTTCCAGACGCTACGCTTCAAGCCCAAACTAAAAAAGCAGTGA
- the LOC112154810 gene encoding protein CXorf21, giving the protein MLCEGRLLSMTYFTMIEERDPPALQTSSKCAQGPPEPTPTPDPATLPPPETHSSLVRAGVSDSTASLELYISPLQSLDLQEILTGRQISPKIEIPAQACSAGDAPFLVPSSCQSICQNYSDLHIGGDQVLPLSANQGELRVCPEAQAVRPFLQSCDVPPDEEDSLLGQGFQAGQTHPFRKGSHRWRQGSGRDWSVVFQGHEGPFSNSLLNHYLEQKILDVYQQYIMENVERHGTLASEAGNIWPLLGSELVLTSLDQITLQLSREGNLEAGLAKDMVLSCLLRVAGDMQSSEISTPILQFSNEASAEKLTEKKEE; this is encoded by the coding sequence ATGCTGTGTGAAGGACGACTGCTGAGCATGACCTACTTCACCATGATTGAGGAGCGTGACCCACCGGCTCTTCAGACATCCTCGAAGTGTGCTCAGGGTCCACCTGAACCAACCCCCACGCCTGACCCCGCCACACTCCCTCCACCTGAGACTCACAGTTCCCTGGTGCGAGCAGGTGTCTCGGACAGCACAGCTTCATTGGAGTTGTACATTTCTCCTTTGCAGTCCTTGGATCTCCAGGAGATCCTCACAGGGAGACAGATCTCTCCAAAAATCGAGATCCCAGCCCAGGCTTGCTCGGCTGGGGACGCCCCGTTCTTGGTTCCTTCCTCTTGTCAGAGCATCTGCCAAAACTACAGCGACCTCCACATTGGCGGAGACCAGGTGCTGCCTCTGTCAGCCAACCAAGGTGAGCTGCGAGTCTGTCCTGAAGCACAGGCTGTCCGTCCTTTCCTCCAGTCTTGTGACGTCCCCCCAGATGAGGAGGACTCTCTGCTGGGACAAGGTTTCCAGGCTGGTCAAACGCATCCTTTCAGAAAAGGTTCACATCGTTGGCGGCAAGGAAGTGGTCGAGATTGGAGTGTTGTGTTTCAAGGACATGAAGGGCCCTTTTCTAACTCCCTTCTAAACCACTACCTGGAGCAAAAGATCTTGGATGTGTACCAGCAATATATCATGGAAAACGTGGAGAGACACGGAACTCTGGCTTCTGAAGCCGGCAACATCTGGCCTCTTCTGGGCTCAGAGCTCGTCCTGACCAGCCTGGACCAGATCACCCTACAGCTCAGTAGGGAAGGCAACCTGGAGGCCGGCCTGGCCAAGGACATGGTCCTGAGCTGCTTGCTGCGGGTGGCTGGTGACATGCAGTCAAGTGAGATCAGCACTCCCATTCTGCAGTTTTCAAATGAGGCATCAGCAGAGAAGCTTACAGAGAAAAAAGAGGAGTAA